Proteins from a genomic interval of Chroococcidiopsis thermalis PCC 7203:
- a CDS encoding M3 family metallopeptidase: MSAIATVDNPLLKGQGLPPFADIQPEHVVSAMTQLLAELESELANLAANVTPTWSGLVEPIDRLSERLRWSWGIVGHLMGVKNSPELRTAYETVQPQVVEFYNKFSQSQPLYAAFKALRASETWNTLVDAQKRIVEAAIRDAELSGVGLAGEQRDRFNAIQLELAELTTKFSNNVLDATKAFSLTLTSPDEVEGLPPSWLSLAAQAARAAGEEKATPEIGPWRVTLDFPSYLPFMQHGKRRDLREKLYRAFISRASSGDLDNTPLIEKILQLRREKANLLGFNSYAELSLASKMAPSVDAVETLSEELRRASYDAAKQDLEDLRTFAASKGAPEGSNLQHWDIAFWAERQREEKFAFSAEELRPYFPLPQVLDGLFTLVNKLFGVTVTAADGQAPVWHEDVRYFQIADETGEAIAYFYLDPYSRPAEKRGGAWMDDCIGRAKMTTHEGTVATRKPVAYLVCNQTPPVDGKPSLMTFNEVETLFHEFGHGLQHMLTKVDDAGAAGINNVEWDAVELPSQFMENWCYHRETLMGMAKHYETGETLPEHYYQKLIAARNYMSGSAMLRQLHFGLVDLELHHRYQPGGTETASDVRQRIAKTTTVLPPLPEDAFLCSFGHIFAGGYAAGYYSYKWAEVLSADAFGAFEEAGLDNPQALTETGKRFRNTVLALGGSQHPMDVFKSFRGREPSTEPLLRHSGLAA; encoded by the coding sequence ATGAGTGCGATCGCTACAGTTGACAATCCATTATTAAAAGGTCAGGGATTGCCACCATTTGCAGATATTCAGCCAGAGCATGTGGTTTCAGCCATGACACAACTGCTGGCGGAACTAGAATCAGAACTAGCGAATTTAGCAGCAAACGTCACGCCAACCTGGAGTGGGTTGGTAGAACCTATAGATCGCTTGTCAGAGCGCTTGCGCTGGAGTTGGGGTATTGTCGGGCATTTGATGGGCGTAAAGAATAGCCCGGAACTGCGGACAGCTTACGAAACTGTACAGCCACAAGTCGTAGAGTTTTATAACAAATTTAGTCAAAGTCAGCCGCTTTACGCAGCTTTTAAAGCATTACGAGCTAGCGAAACTTGGAATACCTTAGTAGATGCTCAAAAACGGATTGTGGAAGCAGCAATTCGAGATGCCGAGCTGTCGGGCGTAGGTCTAGCAGGAGAGCAACGCGATCGCTTTAATGCGATTCAATTAGAGTTAGCTGAACTTACCACGAAGTTTTCTAACAACGTTTTAGACGCAACCAAAGCTTTCAGCCTGACATTGACATCACCAGATGAAGTAGAAGGCTTACCTCCTAGTTGGTTAAGTCTAGCAGCGCAAGCCGCCCGTGCCGCAGGGGAAGAAAAGGCAACACCGGAAATTGGTCCTTGGCGCGTGACGCTGGATTTTCCTAGTTACTTGCCTTTCATGCAGCATGGCAAACGTCGGGATTTGCGAGAAAAACTATATAGAGCATTTATTAGTCGCGCTTCCTCTGGAGATTTAGATAATACTCCTTTGATTGAAAAGATTTTACAACTACGACGCGAAAAAGCCAATTTGCTTGGGTTTAATAGCTACGCAGAATTAAGTCTAGCTAGTAAAATGGCTCCCAGCGTAGATGCAGTAGAGACTTTATCAGAGGAATTGCGACGCGCTAGTTACGATGCTGCAAAGCAAGATTTAGAAGACTTGAGAACTTTTGCCGCGTCTAAGGGAGCGCCAGAGGGCAGCAACTTGCAGCATTGGGATATTGCATTTTGGGCAGAACGCCAACGAGAAGAAAAATTTGCTTTTAGTGCAGAGGAACTGCGCCCTTACTTCCCCTTACCCCAAGTCTTGGACGGGCTATTTACTCTAGTCAACAAGCTATTTGGGGTGACTGTTACTGCTGCGGACGGTCAAGCACCAGTTTGGCATGAAGATGTGAGATATTTTCAGATTGCTGACGAAACAGGAGAAGCAATCGCCTATTTTTATCTAGACCCCTACAGCCGTCCAGCGGAAAAGCGAGGCGGTGCGTGGATGGATGATTGTATTGGTCGGGCAAAAATGACAACTCACGAGGGTACAGTTGCCACTCGTAAACCTGTAGCTTATTTGGTATGCAACCAAACTCCTCCTGTTGATGGCAAGCCCAGCTTGATGACTTTCAACGAAGTGGAGACTTTATTCCATGAGTTTGGTCACGGGTTGCAACACATGTTGACTAAAGTAGACGATGCAGGGGCAGCTGGGATTAATAACGTCGAATGGGATGCAGTTGAGTTACCTAGCCAGTTCATGGAAAACTGGTGCTACCATCGAGAAACCTTGATGGGAATGGCAAAGCATTACGAAACTGGCGAGACTTTGCCAGAACATTACTACCAAAAACTCATTGCTGCCCGCAATTATATGAGTGGCAGTGCAATGCTACGACAGTTGCACTTCGGTTTAGTCGATTTGGAACTGCACCATCGCTATCAGCCTGGTGGTACGGAGACAGCCAGTGACGTACGCCAGCGCATCGCCAAGACGACAACCGTATTACCACCATTACCAGAAGATGCCTTTTTGTGTTCTTTTGGACATATTTTTGCTGGCGGATACGCTGCGGGATACTACAGCTATAAATGGGCAGAAGTCCTCAGTGCTGATGCCTTCGGTGCATTTGAAGAAGCTGGATTAGATAATCCCCAGGCACTGACTGAGACGGGGAAACGATTTCGCAATACCGTGCTGGCTTTGGGTGGTAGCCAACATCCAATGGATGTGTTTAAATCCTTCCGAGGTCGAGAGCCGAGTACAGAGCCTTTGTTGAGGCATAGTGGTTTGGCTGCATAG
- a CDS encoding chemotaxis protein CheW, whose protein sequence is MASALVRSKIQATGQIAQETATSIKIVMFQMGEFNLALHINSIVKVLPQTVVYGSGQHGVGLIHLSDREVTVVDLQRRLFQSSGNLDPAKRGYLMLVQDRQRELYAIPVAQVPTLMDVPLSCVRILPESYRNADIFGFATHVAVIPATEPPLTIFMLDVDQLLLVRNVEIV, encoded by the coding sequence ATGGCAAGCGCTCTAGTTAGATCGAAAATTCAAGCTACAGGACAGATTGCTCAAGAAACAGCTACGTCCATAAAAATCGTGATGTTTCAAATGGGCGAGTTTAACTTAGCTTTGCATATTAATAGCATTGTAAAAGTACTGCCACAGACAGTAGTTTATGGTAGCGGGCAACATGGAGTCGGATTGATTCATCTGAGCGATCGCGAAGTCACGGTGGTCGATCTCCAGCGGCGATTATTTCAGTCTAGCGGCAATCTCGATCCAGCAAAGCGGGGTTATTTGATGCTCGTCCAAGACAGACAAAGAGAACTTTATGCCATTCCCGTTGCTCAAGTTCCTACTTTGATGGACGTACCCTTGTCTTGCGTGCGCATTTTGCCAGAATCTTACCGCAATGCCGATATATTCGGCTTTGCAACTCACGTAGCCGTGATTCCAGCAACAGAACCACCACTGACAATATTCATGTTAGACGTGGATCAACTGCTATTAGTCAGGAATGTAGAAATTGTTTAG
- a CDS encoding methyl-accepting chemotaxis protein, giving the protein MLNSRLKQTPQVSNSEVKTFSQPPRSPNGSAVGKQRRSQPWNNFSFRTKLTLLLMLSAALPIVVVTQKNAAVTRQREIQNAQTFLQKAQASFLSNYATWVVTESATEANTVAEVVQAMKIDLRDRQQVAAQRQFLNTFLGKFSVTDGSGSVEKNLRVIVGADGKTIAQSIRTLSEEYLNLPVDKVELNPPYRQVSLPTGINLGDVPIVQHALQTGKVLSGLELINSSVLKRLGQDKQANIGIRSQPTAGLPPSKQPSPNGTYNVDAGKIGLVGMTVQPILAGKKVVGAVIVGSVINQAPGQVDSFKDFEKVSLSTIFAQDWRVTTTVPYTDGKSRAIGTRAAREVAQQVLDRGQEFNGQTNILGQTYLTAYSPLYDHEKILNPDKAKPVGMAFVGTPLDEIEAHIREQQLFAYGVSGGMLLLIGLVAIPVAGSFSRPLKRLASFAQQIGIGETGTRLEEASDRHDEIGILSQELNQMAANIEANLEARRQEAKYAQFFGDLAAKTRDFQTVEDVLAHTVKATRDALQVERVVVYRFHPDWSGIVVAEAAIPGLPSCLNTTIADTCMQAKKAEEYKKGRVRAIDDIYRAGLTDCHIQLLERLKIKANLVAPIIKNDELFGLVFAQYCSKAHLWEQAEINFLERLGLQLGSSLHRIDLLQEQQDEAKRGELLKDITLKIAQISNLQDVLNVATDNIRQAIATDRVVVYGLDPTNWKGTIIAESVANGFPVAMGAEIEDPCLKKGQVERYKKGQVTSISDIYKEPRVTACYRKQLEQFSVKANLVAPVVQGDRLFGLLIAHQCSGARVWQQQEMDFFRQLATQIGYALDRASLLEQQKNAREFMQQRALELLMQVDPVSRGDLTVRANVTEDEIGTIADSYNATINSLRKIVTQVQTAAQQVASTTTSSERSVGELSQEALRQTEVITEALERIQQMSDSIRAVAASASQAEAVVQQATETVAVGGTTMNRTVEGMMAIRDTVTTTSKKVKQLGESSQKISKVVNLIGRFAAQTNLLALKASIEAARAGEEGRGFAVLADEVRVLARQSAEATAEIESLIANIQAETNEVVAAMEAGTEQVVSGTKLVDETRQSLNQIATASQQIGELVAAIASAAVLQSQTSEVVTATMTDVVAISDRTSNEATVVSSSFRELSALAQELQASVSQFKVS; this is encoded by the coding sequence ATGCTAAATTCTCGCCTCAAACAAACTCCCCAAGTCTCAAACTCTGAGGTCAAAACATTCTCGCAGCCACCGCGATCGCCAAATGGATCTGCTGTTGGCAAGCAGCGCCGCAGTCAACCGTGGAACAATTTTAGCTTTCGCACCAAGCTAACTCTATTGTTAATGCTGAGTGCGGCACTGCCTATAGTCGTAGTGACGCAGAAAAATGCTGCTGTGACGCGACAAAGAGAAATACAGAACGCTCAAACATTTTTACAAAAAGCTCAAGCTAGTTTCTTATCTAACTATGCTACGTGGGTTGTTACGGAATCAGCTACAGAAGCGAATACGGTCGCCGAAGTCGTACAAGCAATGAAGATCGATCTGCGCGATCGGCAGCAGGTAGCAGCTCAACGCCAGTTTCTCAATACTTTTCTGGGCAAATTTAGCGTCACAGATGGTAGTGGTTCTGTAGAAAAAAACCTCCGTGTCATTGTAGGTGCTGACGGAAAAACAATTGCTCAAAGTATTCGTACCTTATCAGAAGAATATTTAAATTTACCTGTAGATAAAGTAGAACTCAATCCTCCCTACCGCCAAGTTTCTCTGCCAACTGGTATCAATTTAGGGGATGTGCCGATCGTCCAACACGCTTTGCAAACAGGAAAAGTTTTAAGCGGTCTAGAACTCATTAATAGTAGTGTTCTCAAACGCTTAGGGCAAGATAAGCAAGCGAATATTGGTATTCGTTCCCAACCGACAGCAGGTTTACCACCAAGCAAACAACCCTCTCCCAATGGGACTTACAACGTTGATGCGGGGAAAATCGGATTGGTAGGGATGACAGTACAGCCAATTCTAGCAGGTAAAAAAGTTGTAGGTGCTGTCATCGTCGGTTCTGTAATCAATCAAGCACCAGGGCAGGTAGATAGTTTTAAAGACTTTGAAAAAGTTTCCTTATCAACAATCTTTGCTCAAGATTGGCGGGTGACAACGACTGTCCCATATACAGACGGTAAATCTAGAGCAATTGGTACGCGAGCTGCCAGAGAAGTAGCACAGCAAGTCTTAGATCGGGGGCAGGAATTTAACGGTCAGACAAATATCTTGGGGCAAACGTATCTTACAGCATACAGTCCTCTGTACGACCATGAAAAAATTTTGAATCCAGACAAAGCCAAGCCTGTTGGAATGGCTTTTGTCGGTACACCTTTAGATGAAATAGAAGCTCACATTCGCGAACAACAACTCTTCGCCTATGGCGTTTCTGGGGGAATGTTACTATTAATTGGTTTAGTTGCAATTCCAGTAGCAGGCTCTTTTTCTCGACCGCTCAAACGTTTAGCAAGTTTCGCACAACAAATTGGGATTGGAGAGACTGGCACGAGACTGGAAGAAGCCAGCGATCGCCACGATGAAATTGGCATTCTCTCGCAAGAATTGAATCAGATGGCGGCTAATATTGAAGCCAATCTGGAAGCTCGTCGCCAAGAAGCAAAATACGCTCAATTTTTTGGCGATTTGGCAGCAAAAACACGAGATTTTCAAACAGTTGAAGACGTGTTAGCTCATACAGTCAAAGCCACCCGCGATGCATTACAAGTAGAACGAGTAGTAGTCTATCGCTTCCACCCTGATTGGAGTGGAATAGTTGTTGCCGAGGCAGCCATTCCTGGTTTACCGTCCTGCCTCAACACGACGATTGCCGATACTTGTATGCAGGCAAAAAAAGCTGAAGAATACAAGAAAGGTCGGGTGAGGGCGATCGACGATATTTATCGAGCAGGCTTAACTGATTGCCACATTCAATTACTTGAAAGATTGAAAATTAAAGCAAATTTAGTTGCACCAATTATTAAAAACGACGAGCTTTTTGGTTTAGTATTTGCTCAATATTGCTCAAAAGCGCATCTTTGGGAGCAAGCAGAAATTAATTTTCTAGAGCGCTTAGGATTACAATTAGGGTCATCTTTGCACCGGATCGATCTATTACAAGAACAACAAGACGAAGCTAAGCGCGGCGAGCTACTAAAAGATATCACGCTCAAAATTGCTCAAATCAGCAACCTACAAGATGTACTGAATGTTGCTACTGATAATATCCGGCAAGCGATCGCCACAGACCGAGTGGTGGTTTACGGTTTAGACCCGACTAACTGGAAGGGGACAATTATAGCTGAGTCGGTGGCTAATGGTTTTCCAGTAGCAATGGGAGCTGAGATTGAAGATCCCTGCTTGAAGAAAGGTCAGGTAGAACGCTACAAGAAGGGACAAGTCACGAGCATTAGCGATATATACAAGGAACCGAGAGTGACTGCTTGTTATCGCAAACAACTCGAACAATTTAGCGTCAAAGCAAATTTGGTCGCGCCAGTCGTGCAGGGCGATCGGTTATTTGGTTTATTAATTGCTCATCAATGTTCGGGTGCGCGTGTTTGGCAGCAGCAAGAAATGGACTTTTTCCGGCAATTAGCAACGCAAATTGGCTACGCTCTCGATCGCGCATCTCTGTTAGAGCAGCAAAAGAACGCTAGAGAGTTCATGCAGCAACGTGCTTTAGAACTGTTGATGCAAGTCGATCCAGTTAGTCGCGGCGACTTAACAGTACGCGCTAACGTCACCGAAGATGAAATCGGCACGATCGCCGACTCTTACAATGCCACAATTAACAGCTTGCGAAAAATCGTGACGCAAGTACAAACTGCCGCGCAACAAGTAGCCAGCACGACCACTAGCAGCGAACGATCTGTCGGCGAACTATCTCAAGAAGCGCTGCGGCAAACTGAGGTCATTACTGAAGCACTAGAGCGAATTCAACAGATGTCCGACTCAATTCGTGCTGTAGCAGCAAGTGCTTCCCAAGCAGAAGCAGTCGTACAACAAGCAACCGAAACGGTAGCAGTAGGAGGTACGACGATGAACCGAACAGTGGAAGGAATGATGGCAATTCGGGACACAGTGACGACAACCTCGAAAAAAGTGAAGCAGTTGGGTGAATCCTCTCAAAAGATTTCTAAAGTCGTGAACTTAATTGGTAGATTTGCCGCTCAAACCAACTTATTAGCATTAAAAGCTTCTATTGAAGCTGCCCGTGCTGGAGAAGAAGGACGAGGATTCGCCGTACTAGCTGATGAAGTGCGCGTCTTGGCGCGGCAATCAGCAGAAGCAACCGCAGAAATTGAAAGTTTGATTGCCAACATTCAGGCAGAGACAAACGAAGTGGTAGCAGCAATGGAAGCTGGCACAGAACAAGTTGTTTCTGGAACCAAGTTAGTCGATGAAACTCGTCAAAGCTTGAACCAAATTGCCACAGCGAGTCAACAGATCGGCGAACTCGTAGCCGCGATCGCTTCTGCTGCGGTGTTGCAGTCCCAAACATCTGAAGTAGTGACTGCCACCATGACAGATGTAGTGGCGATCTCCGACCGCACTTCCAACGAAGCAACCGTAGTTTCTAGCTCCTTTAGAGAACTCTCAGCACTAGCACAAGAACTGCAAGCCAGTGTCAGTCAGTTCAAAGTGAGTTAG
- a CDS encoding hybrid sensor histidine kinase/response regulator, which produces MAIDSDIRDQAYQFFIQEAPELLQLIEEELLTLRTERSTAKIHNMMRAAHSIKGGAASVGLDTIKTLAHSLEDIFKGLHNPELDINAEVEGLLLEAYDCLRLPLIEQIENGQCNNEQAMATAEPVFARIESSIGNFLKGAAELPSSIDLGVDIALSIFEVDVAQGIERLSAVITDPTGKEIAGELRAQAEVFAGIAELLNLPGFGAIASTAIAAIDAHPEQALQIAQLALADFETGRQAVMAGDRTSGGNLSPALAALVEAAAPAVFNMPVDDVFGALAEVDLASMPLPAIPDSTVEDIFGALNAIGDLTAVPTAQTSLENVFGTLVETDVPATPIATPATTPEITALPNLDDIFGSIGQDSAIADASPSAVPQADSASIPSLDDIFGDLKLAEEPATPAVVAASEQKATDRSAQENPSDAIQSVEQIFGNLPPLEDLALPTGRSASIVPTTPKVPTVVEKTTAIAPSNPAPLKISGVARQAPETSKAGNKAATPQLSQLSVRVDLERLERMNNLVGELAINRNSLALQNDQMQAIIVALLRRFAKFRQIAHNLRDFADQMLVAPQSYRGLSSSAVGKSNSGNITAIAPTGLASFGQTSFDSLEMDNYGELHSLVQTTLEEIMQLEETVGDVVLLAGQSSQTLERQRQMLSHLRDDLMWARMLPLSEVLNRFPRMLRDLSNSYNKPVELKLNGTGVLVDRAVLEKLNDPLVHLVRNAFDHGIEMPEDRQQRGKPEQGTIEIRAYHQGSQTMIEVRDDGRGVNLDRIRAKGIDMGLLTPEQAAVAEPSRLLELLFEPGFSTASQVSQLSGRGVGLDVVRDQLRSLKGSVTLNSEPGRGTAFTLRIPLTLSIAKLLVCFVGSTALALPSDSIAEILIPQPDQVRVSSGKRFLHWQGHIVPAYHLSQLLQYSCPLPETQQNQSLATVPTPDDWAAPILLLEQDDQLIAIEVDRLVTEQELVIKPFSPAIAPPIYIYGCTILGNGCLIPVVDVSGLLQSFFGDGRRVGDVSALPSLPVAELPDDSTSTPSAPPVKTVTPTVLVVDDSITVRQTLALTLQKADYRVLQARDGREAINQLQQNLHIIQLVISDVEMPNMNGFEFLSHRRQDPQLSKIPVVMLTSRSSEKHQHLAKHLGAKHYFTKPYIEQEFLAAVKELLAEGVAP; this is translated from the coding sequence ATGGCGATCGACTCTGATATTCGCGACCAGGCTTATCAATTCTTCATTCAAGAAGCTCCAGAGCTATTGCAGCTCATTGAAGAGGAATTGCTGACGCTCAGAACGGAACGCAGCACCGCCAAAATTCATAACATGATGCGGGCTGCTCACTCAATTAAGGGAGGGGCGGCGAGTGTTGGTCTAGACACGATTAAAACCCTAGCTCATAGCCTAGAAGATATCTTTAAAGGGTTGCACAACCCAGAGTTAGATATTAATGCCGAAGTAGAAGGCTTGTTACTAGAAGCATATGACTGTCTGCGTTTACCATTAATCGAGCAGATTGAAAACGGTCAGTGCAACAACGAGCAGGCAATGGCAACAGCAGAGCCAGTGTTTGCTCGGATCGAATCTAGTATAGGAAATTTCTTGAAAGGAGCGGCGGAGTTACCTAGCTCTATCGATCTAGGGGTAGATATTGCACTCTCGATTTTTGAGGTGGATGTTGCCCAGGGAATCGAGCGACTCTCGGCTGTCATAACCGATCCCACAGGTAAAGAAATTGCGGGAGAATTACGAGCGCAAGCAGAAGTATTTGCAGGTATTGCCGAGTTGTTAAACCTGCCAGGATTCGGCGCGATCGCCTCTACCGCAATCGCCGCAATCGACGCTCATCCAGAGCAAGCTTTACAGATTGCTCAACTCGCTCTAGCTGACTTTGAGACAGGTAGACAAGCAGTGATGGCAGGCGATCGCACATCTGGTGGCAATCTCTCCCCAGCTTTAGCAGCACTAGTAGAGGCAGCTGCCCCAGCCGTTTTCAACATGCCAGTGGACGATGTTTTTGGCGCTTTGGCAGAGGTAGATTTGGCATCTATGCCATTGCCAGCAATTCCTGACTCAACGGTTGAAGATATATTTGGCGCATTAAATGCAATCGGCGATTTGACGGCAGTTCCAACTGCACAAACATCTTTAGAGAATGTATTTGGTACGTTAGTAGAAACTGATGTCCCCGCAACACCGATTGCTACCCCTGCAACTACGCCCGAAATTACAGCGCTTCCCAATCTGGACGATATTTTCGGTAGTATCGGTCAAGACAGCGCGATCGCAGATGCCTCGCCAAGCGCCGTACCTCAAGCAGATAGCGCCTCTATTCCATCGCTAGATGATATTTTTGGTGACTTGAAATTAGCAGAAGAGCCAGCTACGCCTGCTGTCGTTGCTGCTTCTGAGCAAAAAGCCACCGATCGCAGCGCTCAGGAAAATCCATCAGACGCAATTCAATCAGTCGAGCAGATATTTGGCAATCTACCACCACTAGAAGATCTTGCCCTACCGACTGGGCGATCGGCTTCTATAGTACCAACCACACCCAAGGTACCGACAGTTGTAGAAAAGACTACCGCGATCGCCCCTAGCAATCCAGCTCCGCTTAAAATTTCTGGGGTAGCACGCCAAGCACCAGAAACAAGTAAAGCTGGTAATAAGGCTGCTACTCCTCAGCTATCTCAGCTTTCAGTGCGCGTTGACCTAGAGCGACTGGAACGAATGAACAACTTAGTTGGTGAATTGGCAATTAACCGCAACAGTCTGGCACTGCAAAACGATCAAATGCAAGCAATTATCGTTGCTTTACTGCGTCGTTTTGCTAAATTCAGACAAATCGCTCATAACTTGCGAGATTTTGCCGACCAGATGTTAGTCGCTCCTCAGAGCTATAGAGGGTTATCCAGTAGTGCCGTAGGAAAATCTAATTCTGGAAATATCACTGCAATCGCACCTACAGGACTTGCCTCATTCGGACAAACAAGCTTTGATTCTTTGGAGATGGATAACTATGGCGAGTTACACTCCCTGGTACAAACCACTCTAGAAGAAATCATGCAATTGGAAGAAACTGTGGGTGACGTGGTGTTACTGGCAGGACAATCTAGTCAAACGCTAGAAAGACAACGCCAAATGCTGAGTCATTTGCGGGATGACTTGATGTGGGCGAGGATGTTGCCTTTGAGTGAAGTTCTCAACCGTTTCCCACGCATGTTGCGCGACTTGTCTAATTCGTACAACAAACCAGTAGAACTCAAGTTAAACGGAACGGGGGTTTTAGTAGACCGAGCCGTGCTAGAAAAACTCAACGATCCGTTAGTACACCTAGTTCGCAACGCTTTCGATCACGGGATTGAAATGCCAGAAGATCGACAACAACGGGGCAAACCAGAGCAAGGGACGATTGAAATTCGTGCCTATCACCAAGGTAGCCAGACGATGATTGAAGTGCGAGACGATGGGCGGGGTGTTAACCTAGACCGGATTCGAGCAAAAGGAATAGACATGGGGTTATTAACTCCAGAACAAGCAGCCGTTGCCGAGCCATCGCGGTTGTTAGAATTGCTATTTGAACCAGGATTTTCTACAGCAAGTCAAGTCAGCCAGCTGTCCGGTCGAGGTGTAGGACTGGATGTGGTACGCGACCAATTGCGATCGCTTAAAGGTAGCGTGACGCTTAACTCTGAACCAGGGCGCGGCACTGCTTTTACCTTACGCATTCCACTGACATTATCGATCGCCAAACTACTCGTTTGCTTTGTTGGTTCCACTGCTCTGGCGTTACCTTCTGACAGTATTGCTGAAATTTTAATTCCCCAACCCGATCAGGTGAGAGTCAGTAGCGGCAAGAGATTTTTGCATTGGCAAGGTCATATTGTCCCTGCCTATCACCTATCCCAACTTCTGCAATATTCTTGCCCGTTACCGGAAACTCAACAAAATCAAAGTTTGGCAACTGTGCCTACCCCTGATGACTGGGCAGCACCGATTCTGTTGTTAGAACAAGACGACCAGCTGATTGCTATTGAAGTCGATCGCTTGGTAACCGAGCAAGAACTCGTCATTAAACCTTTCAGTCCCGCGATCGCGCCACCAATATATATTTATGGCTGTACGATTTTGGGTAATGGTTGTTTGATCCCAGTCGTTGACGTATCTGGGCTGTTGCAATCCTTCTTTGGCGACGGACGGCGTGTTGGTGACGTTTCCGCATTACCCAGCTTGCCTGTTGCGGAACTGCCAGATGATAGTACTTCTACTCCATCAGCTCCCCCAGTTAAAACTGTGACTCCAACTGTGCTGGTGGTAGATGACTCAATTACCGTAAGGCAGACTTTGGCGCTGACTCTCCAAAAAGCTGATTATCGCGTTTTACAAGCTAGAGACGGTCGAGAGGCAATCAACCAACTACAACAAAATCTACACATTATCCAACTTGTAATTTCCGACGTGGAAATGCCAAACATGAATGGCTTCGAGTTCCTCAGCCATCGTAGGCAAGACCCACAACTCTCAAAAATTCCTGTGGTGATGCTCACTTCCCGTAGTAGTGAAAAACACCAACACCTAGCTAAACATTTAGGCGCTAAACACTACTTCACCAAACCGTACATCGAGCAAGAATTCTTAGCAGCCGTTAAAGAACTCCTGGCAGAAGGTGTTGCTCCTTAG